The Paenibacillus amylolyticus genome contains the following window.
AACTTGATACTGTCCCCGCTGTATACGGCTCCCATGACGCCATCCATGGCTTTGATTTCTTCCGTTTTTGCTATGGTCGGGTCCTTCAAATTCATTCTTAAACGGGTGGAACAATGCAGAAAATCATTGATATTTTCTTGTCCGCCTACATTTTCAAGAATAACCTTTGCGGTTTCTTTGTAATTCATACCACACCTCACCCCTAAAATTGTGCATAAAAAAAGGCCTAAATAGGGCGGGTACACTTCATGTACAAACCACCCAATTTAGGCCTTGCCTGCCGAACA
Protein-coding sequences here:
- a CDS encoding PTS transporter subunit EIIB — its product is MNYKETAKVILENVGGQENINDFLHCSTRLRMNLKDPTIAKTEEIKAMDGVMGAVYSGDSIKLLSVTMLVMYIMNLKKW